In the Pogona vitticeps strain Pit_001003342236 chromosome 2, PviZW2.1, whole genome shotgun sequence genome, TCAGATCCTGCTTCCAGATCCCTCCTCAGAGAGACTCACCTCCAGCCAGCAGGAGGGCCACTGTCCCGAGAAGCCACAGGGGCCAAGGAAGATAATGCATCCACTGAGGTAAGCGGCCACCTGCCTCCAAACCCACCTGCATCGCTCCCCCACTTGTATGAAAAAGGACCACAGGAGCACCTGCCTTTCTGATGCAAGTGGTCGCTGGGGAGATCTAAGGGAGatctttgttctctcctcagctatctcagcttactttcgTGTAAGAGACACCCCTCAAGTTTTAgcataatgattttaggaaaaagtatcttATTGGTCGCCCtgtgacctgttgagggaggctgataggggaAAACCATCTCTGTtagtcctccttgacatctcagtggcctttgataccgtcgatcacggtatcctcctggggaggctctccaagttgggaatcggtggctcgtcacttgcctggctccgttccttcttgagggaccgtccccagagagtacagcttggggagagtgtctcagccccatggagtctcaattgtggggttccacaggggtcgatcatctccccaatgctgtttaacatctatatgaggccgctgggtggggtcatcaggggatgtggggctttgtttcatcaatatgccgatgacacccagctctacatctccttttcaccaactgcaggtgatgccgtcctgtcccttcagcgctgcctgggggccgtactgcaatggatgcaggagaacaggctcaggctgaacccggacaagacggaagttctgagggtgggtgcccccatggtaggcggcttgggtgactctctcacgtttggggggccCACCTTGGCCgggaagagtggggtctgcagcctgggcatacatttggacctggcgctcaccatggaaacacaggtggtttCGGTAGttcgcactgcctttttccatctttggcggattgcccggctgcgactcTACCTCGACACAGAGGTGCTCACTgccttggtgcatgcacttgtaatctcaagattagacaacTGTAACACGCGCTAAGTGTCGCTGCCTTtcaggctgatgcggaaacttcaggtggtgcagaatgcggcggccagacttctcactggagtgagaaaataccaacacatttctccaatgctggccgcattgcattggctgcccatttgtttccgtgtcaacttcaaagttttaatgcttacttaaaaggccctaaacagtttaggacctcgatatttggcggaatgcctgcttccACTAAGGTCTACATGGATCGCCCGCACGAgtcaggtgaggctgaggagcctgacgctgagagaggcccggaaggagaagacacgaaaccgggccttctcagcggtggctcctcgcctctggaacaatcttcctccggagattcgcgtggcccctacactgggcatctttaaaacccatttaaaaacatggatgagatggtgaaagagacaatgataaaatgggcaaaaaatttggGGTACAATGTGAaccttgatgattggactaagatgtggaaagaaagctataagatgttTAAACcaataaatttaagagaaaacatactcaaaatgttttacagatggcattatacacctgtaagattagcaaaaatattttattttattttattttatttttattttatttatatcccgcctatctagccaactcaggaccactctaggcggctcagaGGGTAActgcaatatatgttggaagtgtaaaaaaaatgcaggaacttattatcatatgtggtggacatgtgaaaaggtcaaaatttattggacacaggtatgggatctagcaaaagaaattactcagcagaagttagatataaaacctgaaatggcattattgaatgtcatttcaggagtaaatgataataaattgaagcattgtctcatgtatatacagtactcacagcagctagattactctgggcccaaaaatggaaaacagaagagattCCGAtgatagaagagctgttaaagaagctatgggacatagcagaactggacactctatcagaagcactacgggaacagctaagagactatgtaaaacaaagctggggactaatatattcttgggcccagaagaaggcATGATATATGTATGACCATTTAGTATATACTGCAAATCGATATAGGAAGAGTAGAGGGGCTaatgaggctggagtctctgactccaaaggggggagggtgtagTCTAAAAAGAGGGATTAGtcagttcccccccttttttttctgtataCGTGGTctgctttttttgtctttttttttctttctctctctctctctttttggtgttcttatggttttctgtatgttagaaaattatttttaaaaaaacatggttgttcattcaggccttccctccagccaattcttaattttttcttcttcttactttTACCTACTCTTTAATTTATTGTAGCTGTTACTGTTTCATCATGTACTTGTAGCTGTTACTGTTTCATCATGTACACCGAGTAGACATTGtatagaggggcagggtaaaactggaataaacaaacaaacaaacaaacaaacaaataaatacttgtctgtgttttattgtctaattttgtattggaagcagcctagagtggtctgttggtccagataggcggggtataaatcaaataataaataaataaataaataaataaataaataaataaataaataaataaataaataaataaataaataaataatacatagaaaaatatggtgacatttggaagtgaattgcctcaGATGAGAAACCACCCGAAACATGAACACACCAGCTGACACGTGCTGCTCCGTGCCTCCCCATCATGTGATTCTCCAGTCTAGACAGGAGCTGAagtttccctgctctgcctcctctggcagctgaccactcgATAGCTGCGCAGGGAGAATCTTTACACCCATCTCTAGTGCTTTAGCCAAAACATCCACATTACTCTCTGATGTTTTCAACAACTGATAGCTGAAGAATACATAATATATaataatgtatacattactgaaacagcaatgtctacattggctcaggcatgtcatgagaatggctgatggttggattccaaaagatttcctgtatggagaattagtgaagggaaatcaccccagagggagaccacagctgcaatacaaggacatctgcaagtgggatctgaaggccttaggaatggacctcaacagataggaagctttgacatctgagcattcaacctcAGGGCAAGTGGTGCATCATaacatctcccaatttgaagagacattttttcagcaggctgaggcaaagagccaTTCCCAataacagcaaaatcagggagctggacaggagatgGATTGATGTCTACACACGAGCTGAGGAATGAAGGCTCCATCTCAGATAGGATAACTCTCCATAGACACAGAGGAAGGGGCTAGAAGGGGTTAAGCTCTGTGATACCAACAAGGCATTAGTCGTCTGGTAGCTTCCTGACAGGTACCCGATCTAGAGCATAACACACACAGAAACTGTGTGTTCCTTCAAAAACTAAGCCCTGTCACCGGCTCCCTCCATCTTCATGGAGACACATCATGATTTTTCAACATTAAAGTGTTGTTCAGGAACAAGACTTCCATACTTTTTGGGACAACAACCTCAGTCCATAAGTGATGGAGGTGACAGAATGTGGGACCGACCTTGGAAGACTCGATGATGTATTCCTCCTGGGGTATGGAAACTCACTCTCTCTGTGatcgtgtgtatgtatgtgtgtgtgtgtgtgtgtgtgtgagagagagagagagagagagtgagagagagagtgagtgtgtatgtgtgtgtgtgtgtgtgtgtgtgtgtgtgagagagagagagagagagagagagagagtgagtgtgtgtgtgtgtgtgtgtgtgtgtgtgtgtgtgtgtgtgtgtgtgtgtgtgtgtgtgagagagagagagagagagagagagagagagagagagagagagagagagagagagagagatctacacATCCACACTCATCCTGTCCGGATCCCTTTTGCATAATCGTGGCTCATCCAAAGAGGCCTTATTTCCagtctaaatatttatttcaatttcaagGCAATTTTTGTAAAATGATAAAGTTAGACTCATGTTAAAACTATCTCAGCAAAACCTTAGGTTTGAAATAAAAATCACAGAACCAGAAGGCAGGGAGTTACACGCATCCCATCCTCCTTTGACAATTATCTTAAAACACATGAAAGAGTTCACTCACAACACCACCCCTGTTAATTATCTCCTTATTGTTGTAAAATGCCATCAAGAAGGTGGCTTGTATGTAtcttttggaggaaaagaagatttCCATGGAGGGGATTCCCACATTTGAGGCCACCATAAAGTCTTTTCTCTTACATGCATTCAAAGATTCACAAAGGTATAATTCGACAGCTGGGCTCTCACTGTGGCATGAACTTCTGTCTTCAGTCTCTTCCCAAAACAGCCAGATAGACAGAGTTTAAGGAGAAAATTTTCTGATGATTTCAAACTTTTCCCTCTCTGTGCATCTGTTGATGTCTAATACGATGGGCTCTACCATGGAAGATTTCCCCACATTCTTTGCACTGATAGagattttctcctgaatgaatttGTTCGTCTTCCCCAGGATCTTTGTTCAGACAGAAGCTTTCCCCACCTTCTTTACAATGATGCAATTTCTTCCCTGAATGTGAGTGCTGATGAAGTTTAAAATCTGAGAGCTGCTTGAAATTTTACCACATTCTTTGTATGCAtagcatttttctcttgaatttaAAAGCTGAGGAATGActcaaacattttccacattataTGCATGCATAgggtttttctcttgaatgaattTTTCGATGTATTATAAGGTTTCCAAATTGGCTGAAACtcctcccacattcttcacatttatagggtttctctcctatGAATTTGTTCATGTATTACAAGGTTTGCCTTCTCgctgaactttttcccacattcGTTGCATTGATGgagtttctctcctgtatgagttTGCTGGTGTTCTTTTAGATCACTGCTCcggcagaaacatttcccacattctttacaagaatatggcttctcccctgaatGAGAGAGCTGATGTCTTCTAAAATTTGAGGAatgactgaaacattttccacattctttacacttatagggtttctctcctgtatgaattcgctggtgTACTTGAAGATCAGAACTCtggcagaaacatttcccacattccttacACTTATAAGGTTTCTCTCCCGTATGAATTCGTTGGTGTACTTTAAAAGCTGAGGGATCACTGAaaaatttcccacattctttacacttatagggtttttctcctgtatgaattcgcttATGTACTTGAAGATGTTCATTGCGTCTGAAGGCCTGTCCACATTCaggacatttgtatgctttctctcctgtgtgtattctttgaTGTCTTTCAAGTTCTGAAGTTCTCTTGAAGCTCTTGCCACACTCTGTGCACTTATAGACTTTCTCTTCAGAATGCATTGGTTGAGGTGCTTCAAGGTCAGAGCTAAAGCGTTcgtgtttctcccctgtgtgaaatcTTGTATCTTCTGGGCTCCATCTGAAACTTTCTCCATCCTCCAAACAGTGACACCGATTTATCTCGGCGTGACATGCTGGACATTTCACTGGACTTTTCCTCAGAGGGATGTTTTGTGGATCCTCTGAGCTTTGAAGAGCACTGATGCTCCTGTttgttgttttccccattttgtctTCAGAGGCAACACCACTCGGATATCTCTGAGATCTGTCTATCCTCTGGTCTTCCCGATTCTGCCTCAGTGATTCATTTCCTTCCAAAGAGTTCTCCTTTTCATCCTTCCCTCTTTCTGGCAATATCCCCTGGAGtcttacttccttctcttttccctcatctGCTCGAAGGAGAGAATTAATAGTGAATTGAGGATCTAGTGAGTTTAAGGGGGAAAAGGTGCCAGAGAAGAAAGTTTATTGCATTCATCAACCTGTTTCATATTCAGGAAATATTTCTCATATTCCTTTCCTAAAATGTTTAGGTTTAGCTAAAGaaacaaattcaaaatgatcttgataagcTCAAgaattgggctgaaaacaacagaacgaactttcacagggataagtgcaaagttctccCCCTAGGGTAAAAAACCCAACACAAATGAATAGTtagaagatgggggatacttggctccgtaatattatgagtgagaaggattttaGAATGTTAATAGATCACatgctgaatatgaaccaagagTGCAAGGTGGCTGCATAAAAAGGCAAACGCTCTTTTATCCtgcaagtatagtctccaaatcccatgaggtactagttctcctctattcagcactggttaggcctcatcttgagttccagctccagttctggacactgcactttaagaggGATGCCAAAAATCTGGAGCCAGTTGAGAAGagagcaacaagggtgatcagcggactggaagccaagccctaggaggaaaggctctTTCTCTATATATATACCTTGTAGATTCTGAGGGGCCTCTGAAATGAGTAAAGGAGCTTCATCTGCGTCATCCTCTCTTTGGTTGGCTCCTGCTTGTAGCTGCTTCTGTTCATCCttaagaggagcctctccttccatagGTGTTGATCAAAGGGCGACCTTCATCTGTCACCTTTAATAACAGAGCAGAAAATTTCTAAAGTAAAAGTTGGGACACCAGCCCTGACCTCAGTTATGAGTTCCTTTGCCTTCGAAGGGAGAATCTAAACCACCTCTTTATAGATGGAAGTCATAATGCTACCACCTGACCCaattaagagaaaataataaggatgtggcatttggatttcctgcactccAGCTCCCCAAATTATCCCAGCATTCCTCCTCCTGGGCGAAATTTGGTAGTCCCAGTCTACAATTTCAGACACCTTCAATTTCTAGACCTCAAGGCCTTGTCTTCAGAGGTCTCCagttcctgccccccccaaatcCGAGGGCACTGCAATTTTTGGAAGGCACTGTCTATACcatcaactctgctggccagga is a window encoding:
- the LOC144583028 gene encoding uncharacterized protein LOC144583028 gives rise to the protein MEGEAPLKDEQKQLQAGANQREDDADEAPLLISEAPQNLQADEGKEKEVRLQGILPERGKDEKENSLEGNESLRQNREDQRIDRSQRYPSGVASEDKMGKTTNRSISALQSSEDPQNIPLRKSPVKCPACHAEINRCHCLEDGESFRWSPEDTRFHTGEKHERFSSDLEAPQPMHSEEKVYKCTECGKSFKRTSELERHQRIHTGEKAYKCPECGQAFRRNEHLQVHKRIHTGEKPYKCKECGKFFSDPSAFKVHQRIHTGEKPYKCKECGKCFCQSSDLQVHQRIHTGEKPYKCKECGKCFSHSSNFRRHQLSHSGEKPYSCKECGKCFCRSSDLKEHQQTHTGEKLHQCNECGKKFSEKANLVIHEQIHRRETL